Proteins encoded together in one Undibacterium sp. CCC3.4 window:
- a CDS encoding response regulator transcription factor, protein MRILLAEDDSVLADGLTRSLRQSGYATDCVNNGEEADTALTTQDFDLLILDLGLPRLSGLEVLRRLRARNSHLPVLILTAADSVEQRVKGLDLGADDYMAKPFALSELEARVRALTRRGAGGGPTVIKHGPLSYDQVGRIAYIHEQMLDLSARELGLLEVLLQRTGRLVSKDQLVDHLCEWGEEVSNNAIEVYVHRLRKKIEIDGVRIATVRGLGYCLEKYFVAPRSSVIDIDQP, encoded by the coding sequence ATGCGTATCCTGCTAGCAGAAGATGACAGCGTTTTGGCCGACGGCCTGACCCGCTCGCTGCGCCAATCCGGCTATGCCACCGATTGCGTCAATAACGGCGAAGAAGCCGATACCGCCTTGACGACGCAAGACTTTGATTTACTCATTCTCGATCTCGGCTTGCCCAGACTGAGCGGCTTGGAAGTCTTGCGCCGCCTGCGTGCGCGTAACTCGCACTTACCGGTACTGATATTGACGGCGGCCGATTCGGTCGAGCAGCGCGTCAAGGGCCTCGATCTCGGGGCCGACGATTACATGGCCAAACCATTCGCGCTGTCGGAGTTGGAAGCACGCGTGCGCGCGCTCACGCGGCGCGGTGCCGGCGGTGGGCCAACCGTGATCAAGCATGGTCCGCTCAGTTATGATCAGGTTGGCCGTATCGCTTACATCCATGAACAGATGCTCGATTTATCGGCGCGTGAGCTCGGTTTACTTGAGGTGCTGTTACAACGCACCGGGCGTCTGGTTTCCAAGGATCAGTTGGTCGACCACTTGTGTGAATGGGGTGAAGAAGTCAGCAATAATGCCATCGAAGTGTATGTGCATCGCTTGCGTAAAAAAATAGAAATCGATGGCGTGCGCATCGCCACGGTACGCGGCCTCGGATATTGTTTGGAAAAATATTTCGTCGCCCCGCGCAGCAGCGTGATCGATATCGATCAACCATGA
- a CDS encoding AGE family epimerase/isomerase: MNLPDFRSPHMLTAHIQSTLDFYEPHCVDPSGGFYHFFQDDGQVYDRHTRHLVSSTRFIFNYAMACRHFGRSSDHAKLMHGLRFLRDVHRHPDSGAYAWELRWENSEKTVIDDDNHCYGLAFVLLAYAHALMAGVAEAQQWMDESFDLMEQHFWQAEYGLYADQCKADWSQRAPYRGQNANMHACEAMLAAYQASGERRYLLRAELLAEHIVNRQADLAAGLIWEHYHADWSIDWDYNRDDRANLFRPWGFQPGHLTEWAKLLLILERHRDALDGRGDWLLPRAMALFDTALEMAWDRQHLGIHYGFDPAGAICDGDKYFWVQAESFAAAALLAIRSGHAHYWDWYDKIWAYSWQHFVDHRHGAWYRVLSADNRKLSSHKSPAGKVDYHTMGACYEVLDAMKQANQRSD, translated from the coding sequence ATGAACTTACCTGACTTTCGTTCGCCGCACATGCTCACGGCACATATCCAAAGCACCTTGGATTTTTACGAACCGCATTGTGTCGACCCTAGCGGCGGTTTTTATCACTTTTTCCAAGATGATGGCCAAGTCTATGACCGCCACACCCGTCACTTGGTCAGCAGCACGCGCTTCATCTTCAATTATGCGATGGCATGTCGTCACTTCGGTCGCAGCAGCGATCACGCCAAGCTCATGCATGGGCTGCGCTTCTTGCGCGACGTGCATCGCCATCCAGATAGTGGTGCCTATGCCTGGGAATTACGTTGGGAGAATTCTGAAAAAACCGTCATCGACGACGACAACCACTGCTATGGTCTGGCCTTTGTATTGCTCGCTTATGCGCATGCGCTGATGGCCGGCGTGGCTGAAGCGCAGCAGTGGATGGATGAAAGCTTCGATCTGATGGAGCAGCATTTTTGGCAAGCCGAGTACGGCTTGTATGCCGATCAGTGCAAGGCCGACTGGTCGCAGCGCGCGCCCTACCGCGGCCAGAATGCGAATATGCACGCCTGCGAAGCCATGCTGGCCGCGTATCAAGCCAGCGGCGAGCGCCGCTATCTGCTGCGGGCCGAACTGCTGGCCGAGCACATCGTCAATCGCCAAGCCGACTTGGCCGCTGGTTTGATCTGGGAACACTATCATGCCGATTGGAGCATAGACTGGGATTACAACCGCGATGACCGCGCCAATCTGTTTCGCCCCTGGGGATTCCAACCGGGCCATCTGACCGAATGGGCCAAACTCTTGTTGATACTCGAGCGCCATCGTGATGCGCTCGACGGCCGCGGCGACTGGCTGCTGCCACGCGCGATGGCCTTGTTTGATACCGCGCTCGAGATGGCCTGGGACCGGCAACACCTAGGTATTCATTACGGCTTCGATCCGGCCGGGGCAATTTGTGATGGCGATAAATATTTCTGGGTACAAGCCGAAAGTTTTGCCGCCGCCGCTCTGCTGGCGATACGTAGCGGCCACGCCCATTACTGGGATTGGTATGACAAAATCTGGGCCTATAGCTGGCAGCATTTTGTTGATCACCGGCATGGTGCTTGGTACCGCGTACTCAGCGCCGACAACCGCAAACTCTCCAGCCACAAAAGCCCGGCGGGCAAGGTCGATTACCACACCATGGGGGCGTGTTATGAAGTACTTGATGCCATGAAGCAAGCAAACCAGCGGTCGGACTGA
- a CDS encoding DUF3297 family protein: protein MTDISTLPPLPDRLSIDPRSPHHVRAIFEHDVGIRFNDKERLDVDEYCISEGWIKVSGGKALDRKGQPMSIKLKGKVEAFYR from the coding sequence ATGACCGATATCTCTACACTCCCCCCCTTGCCCGACCGCCTGTCGATCGACCCACGCAGCCCCCACCATGTGCGCGCCATCTTCGAACATGATGTCGGTATCCGTTTCAATGATAAAGAACGTCTCGACGTCGATGAATATTGCATCAGCGAAGGCTGGATCAAAGTGTCCGGCGGTAAAGCGCTGGACCGTAAAGGCCAACCGATGTCGATCAAATTAAAAGGTAAAGTCGAAGCGTTCTACCGCTGA
- a CDS encoding alpha-E domain-containing protein — MLSRTADHLFWMARYTERAENTARMLDVNMQTSMLPQSAQNAEQGWRAMLGISELETAFDHQYGMLTKADVLDFMVRDPMNPSSIATCLKEARENARAVRGTLTTEVWETQNATWLEMQEKLNSGMLEQDPSQFFEWVKFRSHLSRGVTLGTMLKDEAVHFIRLGTFLERADNTARILDVKFHGVAEAEHGRQVMQRDFYYWAALLRSVSGFEIYRKVYRDVITPERVAELLMLRGDMPRSLLACMDEVVANLAEVRNDLSADSERFAGKLHADLKFARIDDILEAGLHDSLKQFLENIFELGNRIGRDFLVPCAT, encoded by the coding sequence ATGCTGAGCCGAACCGCCGATCACTTATTCTGGATGGCACGTTATACCGAACGCGCCGAAAACACGGCACGAATGCTCGATGTGAATATGCAAACGTCGATGTTGCCGCAATCGGCGCAAAATGCTGAACAAGGCTGGCGCGCCATGCTCGGCATTTCCGAGCTCGAAACCGCCTTCGACCACCAATATGGCATGTTGACTAAGGCTGACGTGCTCGATTTCATGGTGCGCGATCCGATGAATCCATCTTCGATTGCCACCTGTCTGAAGGAAGCACGTGAAAACGCACGTGCCGTGCGCGGTACCCTGACTACCGAAGTGTGGGAAACCCAGAACGCAACCTGGCTGGAAATGCAGGAAAAACTCAACAGCGGCATGCTGGAACAAGATCCCAGCCAATTCTTTGAATGGGTTAAATTTCGTTCGCATCTCTCGCGCGGCGTCACCCTCGGTACCATGCTCAAAGACGAAGCCGTGCATTTTATTCGACTCGGCACCTTTCTCGAACGGGCCGACAATACCGCTCGTATTCTTGATGTGAAATTTCACGGCGTGGCAGAGGCCGAGCACGGTCGCCAAGTCATGCAGCGCGATTTTTATTACTGGGCGGCCTTGCTGCGCTCGGTGTCGGGCTTTGAAATTTACCGCAAAGTATATCGCGATGTGATTACCCCGGAACGGGTAGCCGAATTGCTGATGCTGCGCGGTGATATGCCGCGCTCGCTGTTGGCTTGCATGGATGAAGTGGTTGCCAATCTGGCTGAAGTGCGCAATGATTTGTCAGCCGACAGCGAACGCTTTGCCGGGAAATTGCATGCCGATTTAAAATTCGCCCGTATCGATGATATTCTCGAAGCCGGCCTGCACGACAGTCTCAAACAATTTTTGGAAAACATTTTCGAGCTGGGCAATCGCATAGGGCGCGATTTTCTGGTTCCCTGCGCGACCTGA
- a CDS encoding sensor histidine kinase: MKLPPSVDPAAGVAGVENILLQPPEEKIQRSLFGEILDWMLAPLLLLWPMSIAITYLVAKSIANQPFDRALEDKVLVLSQQVKASESLTIGPLNKIARDILRADDLDNLFFQLRSNGTIIDGDKEIPLPDEEDKPANGGIQLRTFNLHGIDLRVAYAYVERRIGATHESQQILIQVGETLEKRAVLANEIIKGVVLPQFIILPVALALVWFALSRGLSPLAELQQRIRLRRPDDLSPIDARSVPEEITPLVTSLNDMLARVALTIDSQKRFIADAAHQMKTPLAGMRMQSELALRQTDQAEIHRSLLQLSTSSEAATRLINQLLTMARAENQSSASQARELINLNELAMHTVRDWIPASFAKKIDLGFEQPDFAINLFAYPVMLREMLSNLIDNAIRYTPSGHSVTVRVALNEEQALALLEVEDNGPGIVEAERERVFQRFYRILGSNVQGSGLGLAIVREIVQQHAAHIVISDNPNHQDSDFPGCTFRIAFPLKPFEDASERSS; this comes from the coding sequence ATGAAGCTGCCGCCCAGCGTTGATCCGGCTGCTGGCGTCGCTGGCGTCGAGAACATTTTGCTGCAGCCGCCGGAAGAAAAAATCCAGCGTTCTTTGTTCGGCGAAATTCTCGACTGGATGCTGGCACCCTTGTTATTGCTCTGGCCGATGAGCATCGCCATTACCTATCTGGTTGCCAAATCCATCGCCAATCAACCGTTCGACCGCGCCCTTGAAGATAAAGTCTTGGTGCTGTCACAACAGGTCAAAGCCAGCGAGTCGCTCACAATCGGGCCGCTGAATAAAATTGCACGTGATATTTTACGCGCCGACGATCTCGATAATCTGTTTTTTCAGCTGCGCAGTAACGGCACTATTATCGACGGCGACAAGGAAATTCCGCTGCCGGATGAGGAAGACAAGCCGGCCAACGGCGGCATACAACTGCGCACTTTCAACCTGCACGGCATCGACCTGCGGGTCGCGTATGCCTATGTCGAACGGCGTATCGGTGCCACCCACGAGTCGCAGCAAATTCTGATACAAGTCGGTGAAACGCTGGAAAAGCGTGCAGTCTTGGCGAATGAAATCATCAAGGGGGTAGTACTGCCACAATTCATTATTTTACCGGTCGCCTTGGCCTTGGTGTGGTTTGCGCTCAGCCGCGGTCTGTCACCCTTGGCCGAATTACAGCAGCGCATACGCTTGCGCCGGCCCGATGATTTAAGCCCCATCGATGCCCGTTCGGTGCCGGAAGAAATCACCCCGCTGGTGACCTCCTTGAATGATATGCTGGCCCGCGTGGCCCTGACCATAGATAGTCAAAAACGTTTCATCGCCGATGCCGCACATCAGATGAAAACCCCATTAGCCGGTATGCGCATGCAATCCGAACTGGCCTTGCGTCAAACTGACCAAGCAGAAATCCACCGCTCACTGCTGCAGTTATCGACCAGTTCCGAAGCCGCTACCCGCCTCATCAACCAGTTGCTCACCATGGCCAGAGCTGAGAATCAGAGCAGTGCCAGCCAAGCTCGCGAACTGATCAATCTCAACGAACTGGCCATGCATACGGTGCGCGATTGGATTCCCGCCTCGTTTGCCAAAAAAATCGACCTCGGCTTCGAGCAACCGGATTTCGCCATCAATCTGTTCGCCTATCCGGTGATGCTGCGCGAAATGCTCAGCAATTTAATCGACAATGCGATTCGCTACACGCCCTCGGGACACAGCGTCACGGTCCGTGTGGCGCTCAATGAAGAGCAAGCCTTGGCGCTGTTGGAAGTGGAAGACAATGGCCCCGGCATCGTCGAGGCCGAACGCGAACGGGTATTCCAACGTTTTTACCGCATCCTCGGCAGCAATGTTCAAGGCAGCGGCTTGGGTTTGGCGATCGTGCGGGAAATCGTGCAGCAGCATGCGGCCCACATAGTAATCAGCGATAACCCGAACCACCAAGATAGCGACTTCCCCGGCTGTACCTTTCGTATCGCCTTTCCCCTCAAGCCGTTTGAGGATGCTTCTGAACGGAGTAGCTGA
- a CDS encoding DUF4212 domain-containing protein, with product MRFLAAAAPHYWRRTKRLTSILLLCWLGLTFGCLFFARELADITCFGWPLSFYMAAQGLTLSYVLLLAVYSLGMHWITRRKGQH from the coding sequence ATGCGCTTTCTTGCTGCTGCAGCGCCACATTACTGGCGTCGTACCAAACGCCTGACCAGCATCCTGCTGCTGTGCTGGCTGGGGCTCACTTTCGGCTGCCTGTTTTTTGCCCGTGAGTTGGCAGACATCACTTGCTTCGGCTGGCCCTTGTCGTTTTACATGGCCGCACAAGGTCTCACGCTCAGCTATGTGCTGCTGCTGGCGGTATATTCACTAGGCATGCACTGGATTACTCGTCGCAAAGGCCAGCATTGA
- a CDS encoding GNAT family N-acetyltransferase has product MSQHTNNSANKHIKPLLQLGGSASAEQIADFFCANAQADYISHAELQGGRALAPGVWQPNLRALLIEEVRQIAAQRQQQDFSAEVVCAHCGTELAGIAFLSYGGSTRAYAVLDDFLIAPQWRGLGVAQQFLEALAARLAAEGRTRVFLESGIGNHQAHRFFERQGFHVTSQVMMREL; this is encoded by the coding sequence ATGTCCCAACATACCAATAACAGCGCAAACAAGCACATCAAGCCGCTCCTGCAGCTTGGTGGCAGCGCCAGTGCCGAGCAAATTGCCGATTTTTTCTGTGCCAACGCCCAGGCTGACTATATCTCGCATGCCGAATTACAGGGTGGGCGGGCGCTCGCCCCCGGCGTGTGGCAGCCGAATTTGCGCGCCTTGCTGATTGAGGAAGTGCGACAAATAGCTGCTCAAAGGCAACAGCAAGATTTTTCCGCCGAAGTGGTCTGTGCCCACTGCGGCACGGAACTGGCTGGGATTGCTTTTTTAAGTTACGGCGGCAGCACGCGAGCTTACGCCGTGCTCGATGATTTTCTCATTGCGCCGCAGTGGCGTGGACTAGGCGTGGCGCAGCAATTTCTCGAGGCGCTGGCGGCACGTCTGGCCGCTGAGGGGCGTACCCGCGTGTTCCTCGAAAGCGGAATAGGCAATCATCAGGCGCATCGGTTTTTTGAGCGCCAGGGTTTTCATGTTACTTCGCAAGTCATGATGCGCGAGTTGTGA
- a CDS encoding transglutaminase family protein, whose translation MQLLIQHQTTYRYSLASTYTIQQLRLTPRAESHQRIVEWRLQTAGSKQAFLDAYGNQSHMLTTSGLHSEVNILAEGVVDVSAPPYGRITDAEQFSPLVFTVATRLTESSPAITAFAQQHLPQIGAAGSRDLLVLAEQIQQAVAYRSGTTIVTSTADEALAQGLGVCQDHAHLFLACCHVRGIPARYVSGYIDPETSGHADSHAWVDVWADDHGYHGWISIDVTHARLMNDSYCRLAIGRDYDSAAPVRGVRRGGGSETLSVSVHVRPR comes from the coding sequence ATGCAACTACTCATTCAGCATCAGACCACTTACCGCTACTCGCTTGCCTCGACGTATACGATACAACAGTTGCGTTTGACGCCGCGCGCCGAATCGCACCAGCGTATCGTCGAGTGGCGCTTGCAAACGGCCGGGAGTAAGCAAGCCTTCCTCGATGCCTATGGTAATCAGTCACATATGCTCACTACCAGCGGCCTGCATTCTGAAGTCAATATCCTCGCCGAAGGCGTAGTCGATGTCAGCGCCCCACCGTATGGGCGCATCACCGATGCCGAACAATTTTCGCCGCTGGTGTTTACGGTGGCGACTCGGCTGACCGAGTCCAGTCCCGCGATCACGGCTTTCGCCCAGCAGCATTTGCCGCAGATCGGCGCGGCTGGTAGCCGCGACTTACTCGTGCTGGCCGAGCAGATCCAACAAGCTGTCGCTTACCGCAGCGGTACCACCATCGTCACCAGCACGGCCGACGAAGCGCTGGCCCAAGGCTTGGGCGTGTGTCAAGATCATGCCCATCTGTTTCTGGCTTGTTGCCACGTGCGCGGCATTCCGGCGCGCTATGTGTCTGGCTATATCGACCCGGAAACCAGCGGCCACGCCGACAGCCATGCTTGGGTTGATGTTTGGGCTGATGATCATGGCTATCATGGCTGGATCAGCATCGATGTCACGCATGCGCGTTTGATGAATGACAGTTACTGCCGCTTGGCGATCGGGCGCGATTATGATTCGGCCGCACCGGTACGCGGCGTGCGCCGCGGTGGTGGCAGTGAAACCTTGAGCGTCTCGGTACACGTGCGGCCACGCTGA
- a CDS encoding circularly permuted type 2 ATP-grasp protein, giving the protein MEKFFNEMTAQAVGTADATREHYRPFCNWLKQQSPERLQAKRAEADLTFRRVGITFAVYGDDAGTERLIPFDIIPRIIPAQEWQQLQAGLVQRVQALNMFIHDIYHDQNIIKAGLIPPEQIYKNAQYRPEMQGISVASDIYAHIAGVDIVRAGAGEFYVLEDNLRVPSGVSYMLEDRRMMMRLFPELFANNKIAPVDHYPDMLLDNLRSVAPIGVDNPTVVVMTPGMYNSAYFEHAFLAQQMGVELVEGQDLFVNENAVYMRTTRGPKRVDVIYRRVDDDFLDPLAFRPDSSLGVPGLLSVYRAGRVTLANAIGTGVADDKSIYPYVPDMIKFYLTEQPILNNVPTYQCRKPEDLAYTLAHLSELVVKEVHGAGGYGMLVGPASSKQQIEDFRQRLLAKPDGYISQPTLALSSCPTFVEQGIAPRHLDLRPFVLSGKTISMVPGGLTRVALEEGSLVVNSSQGGGTKDTWVLQE; this is encoded by the coding sequence ATGGAAAAATTTTTCAACGAAATGACTGCCCAAGCAGTCGGCACTGCCGATGCAACCCGCGAACATTATCGCCCATTCTGTAACTGGCTCAAGCAGCAAAGCCCGGAGCGTCTGCAGGCCAAACGCGCTGAAGCCGATCTGACCTTTCGCCGCGTCGGGATTACCTTCGCCGTCTACGGCGATGACGCCGGCACCGAACGCTTGATTCCCTTTGATATCATTCCGCGCATCATTCCAGCCCAGGAATGGCAACAGTTACAAGCTGGTTTGGTACAGCGTGTACAAGCGCTCAATATGTTCATTCATGATATCTATCACGATCAAAACATCATCAAAGCCGGTTTGATTCCACCCGAACAAATCTATAAAAATGCCCAGTATCGCCCGGAAATGCAGGGTATTTCAGTGGCCTCTGATATTTACGCACATATCGCCGGGGTCGACATCGTGCGCGCCGGTGCCGGTGAGTTCTATGTGCTGGAAGATAATTTGCGTGTTCCTTCAGGCGTGTCATACATGTTGGAAGACCGCAGGATGATGATGCGGCTGTTCCCTGAGTTATTCGCCAATAATAAAATCGCACCGGTCGATCATTATCCCGATATGTTGCTCGACAATTTGCGTTCGGTCGCACCGATCGGCGTCGATAATCCGACCGTGGTGGTGATGACGCCGGGAATGTATAACTCGGCCTACTTCGAGCATGCCTTCTTGGCGCAACAAATGGGGGTGGAGTTGGTGGAAGGGCAGGACTTGTTCGTCAACGAGAATGCCGTTTATATGCGCACCACGCGCGGCCCCAAACGCGTCGATGTCATCTATCGCCGGGTCGATGATGATTTTCTCGATCCGCTGGCGTTCCGCCCCGACTCCTCACTCGGCGTGCCGGGCCTGTTATCGGTGTATCGAGCCGGCCGCGTCACGCTGGCCAATGCCATAGGCACCGGCGTGGCCGATGACAAATCGATCTATCCGTATGTGCCGGACATGATCAAGTTTTATCTGACAGAGCAGCCGATACTCAATAACGTGCCAACCTATCAATGCCGCAAGCCGGAAGACTTGGCCTATACCCTGGCCCACTTATCCGAACTGGTGGTGAAAGAGGTGCATGGTGCCGGTGGTTACGGCATGCTGGTCGGCCCGGCCTCAAGCAAGCAACAGATTGAAGATTTCCGCCAGCGTCTGCTGGCCAAGCCGGATGGCTATATCTCTCAGCCGACCTTGGCACTGTCGTCCTGCCCGACCTTCGTCGAGCAAGGCATCGCACCCCGCCACCTCGATTTGCGTCCCTTCGTCTTATCCGGCAAAACCATTTCCATGGTGCCGGGCGGTTTGACCAGGGTGGCACTGGAGGAAGGCTCGCTGGTGGTGAACTCGTCGCAAGGCGGCGGCACCAAAGACACCTGGGTGCTGCAAGAGTAA
- a CDS encoding sodium:solute symporter family protein, whose protein sequence is MSQKKFTQKLRLYYLWYTLLFFIVLISLAILEKEGMPRAWIGYLFMFVTIVIYAGIGVLCRTADISEYYVAGRRVPAVFNGMATAADWMSAASFLSLAGGLYLQGFDGLAYIVGWTGGFCLVAMLIAPYIRKFGQYTIADFLGSRFAGPDNTNLVRILAVLATVFISFIYVVAQIYGVGLITSRFTGVDFSVGIFLGLASILVCSFLGGMRAITWTQVAQYIIILIAFMIPVGWLAAKLSDNPVPQLSYGAFLPKLVEIEKRFAADPKEQQVRAIYRQRADALQTKILALPASWGSGREELEGELERLKSGSGNLIAVKNASRLLADYPSSPELARLRWNEIRQSYLAKAEPGFSQYTPYAAKSAAESDIRRNNFMALVLCLMMGTAALPHVLTRYYTTPSVSESRDSVFWSLFFIMLLYLTIPALAILVKYDIYTSLVGSEFSKLPSWVTYWANIDKINPLVSIIDVNHDGIVQLSEIIIDGDIIVLAMPEIAGLPYVVSGLVAAGGLAAALSTADGLLLTISNSLSHDIYYKIIDPSASTQKRVTISKLFLLVVALFAAYVASLKPADILSLVGAAFSVAASALFPALVLGIFWKRANHQGAIAGIISGFSVCVLYMLITHPWFGGSINNQWWHIAPISAGVFGVPAGFLCMLLVSLWTPAPDQRTLELIDYIRAP, encoded by the coding sequence ATGTCACAAAAAAAATTCACGCAAAAACTGCGGCTGTATTACCTCTGGTACACCTTATTGTTTTTCATCGTCCTCATCAGCTTGGCGATACTCGAAAAAGAAGGTATGCCGCGCGCTTGGATCGGCTATTTGTTCATGTTCGTGACGATAGTCATTTACGCCGGCATAGGGGTACTCTGTCGCACCGCCGATATCAGTGAGTATTATGTCGCCGGGCGACGCGTGCCGGCCGTCTTCAACGGCATGGCCACCGCCGCCGACTGGATGTCGGCGGCGAGCTTCCTCAGTCTGGCTGGCGGTTTGTATTTGCAAGGCTTTGATGGTCTGGCTTATATCGTCGGCTGGACCGGCGGATTTTGTTTGGTGGCGATGTTGATCGCACCTTACATTCGCAAATTCGGCCAGTACACGATTGCCGATTTTCTCGGCAGCCGATTCGCCGGACCTGACAATACCAACTTGGTGCGGATACTGGCGGTACTGGCGACGGTGTTCATTTCTTTCATCTATGTGGTGGCGCAAATTTACGGTGTCGGCTTGATCACCTCACGGTTTACCGGCGTTGATTTTTCCGTCGGCATTTTTCTCGGCTTAGCCAGCATTTTGGTATGCTCGTTTTTGGGCGGCATGCGCGCCATCACCTGGACCCAGGTGGCGCAATACATCATCATCTTGATCGCTTTCATGATTCCGGTTGGCTGGCTGGCGGCCAAATTGAGCGACAATCCGGTACCGCAGTTATCTTATGGTGCCTTCTTGCCGAAGCTGGTGGAAATCGAAAAACGCTTCGCCGCCGACCCGAAAGAACAGCAGGTACGAGCGATTTACCGCCAGCGCGCCGATGCCTTGCAAACAAAAATTTTGGCCTTGCCGGCGTCTTGGGGCAGCGGCCGCGAAGAATTGGAAGGCGAACTCGAACGTTTGAAATCGGGTAGCGGCAACCTGATCGCAGTGAAGAATGCCAGCCGCCTGTTGGCTGATTATCCCAGCTCGCCGGAGTTGGCACGGCTGCGTTGGAATGAGATCCGGCAGTCTTACTTGGCCAAAGCCGAACCGGGCTTTTCACAATACACCCCGTATGCGGCCAAAAGCGCGGCAGAATCAGATATCCGCCGGAATAATTTCATGGCTCTGGTGTTATGTCTGATGATGGGCACAGCCGCCTTGCCCCATGTACTCACGCGTTATTACACCACGCCCTCGGTGAGCGAGAGTCGCGATTCGGTGTTTTGGTCGCTGTTCTTCATCATGTTGCTCTACCTGACGATTCCGGCGCTGGCTATCTTGGTTAAATATGATATCTACACTTCCTTGGTCGGCAGTGAATTTTCCAAACTGCCGTCTTGGGTTACTTACTGGGCCAACATCGACAAGATCAATCCTTTGGTGAGTATCATCGATGTCAATCATGACGGCATCGTTCAGTTGTCGGAAATTATCATCGACGGCGACATCATCGTGCTGGCCATGCCCGAGATTGCCGGTCTGCCCTATGTGGTGTCGGGATTGGTAGCGGCCGGTGGCTTGGCGGCGGCGCTGTCGACCGCCGATGGTTTGCTGCTGACGATTTCAAATTCCCTGTCGCACGATATTTATTACAAAATCATCGATCCGAGCGCCTCGACGCAAAAACGGGTGACGATTTCCAAGTTGTTTCTGCTCGTCGTCGCCCTCTTCGCCGCCTATGTCGCCTCGCTCAAACCGGCCGACATCCTGTCCTTGGTCGGTGCCGCTTTTTCGGTCGCCGCCTCGGCGCTGTTTCCCGCACTGGTATTGGGCATTTTTTGGAAGCGCGCGAACCATCAAGGTGCAATCGCCGGCATCATCAGCGGATTTTCGGTCTGTGTACTTTACATGCTCATCACTCACCCTTGGTTCGGCGGCAGCATCAACAACCAGTGGTGGCATATCGCACCAATTTCGGCCGGCGTGTTCGGTGTCCCGGCCGGTTTTCTGTGCATGTTGCTAGTGAGTCTGTGGACACCCGCGCCCGACCAACGCACGCTCGAGCTGATTGACTATATTCGCGCCCCCTGA
- a CDS encoding DUF779 domain-containing protein codes for MVDKVIATPAALELIAFLQQKHGALMFHQSGGCCDNSAANCYLPGELTIGAGDVYLGEIGGVSFHIGISQYQHWKHTQLIIDVIDGYGGTLSLEGPEGKAFHTRSRVFEQAELDELSQDPAWLAACR; via the coding sequence ATGGTTGACAAAGTCATTGCGACACCAGCGGCCTTGGAGCTGATCGCTTTCTTGCAGCAGAAACACGGGGCGCTGATGTTTCATCAGTCCGGTGGCTGCTGCGATAACAGCGCGGCCAATTGCTATTTGCCAGGGGAATTGACCATCGGTGCCGGCGATGTTTATCTCGGCGAGATAGGCGGCGTATCGTTTCACATCGGTATTTCACAATATCAGCATTGGAAACACACGCAATTGATCATCGATGTCATCGATGGTTACGGCGGCACCTTGTCGCTCGAAGGTCCGGAAGGGAAGGCCTTTCATACCCGCTCAAGGGTGTTTGAGCAAGCCGAACTGGACGAACTGAGTCAAGACCCGGCTTGGCTGGCGGCGTGTCGATAG